The Candidatus Margulisiibacteriota bacterium genome segment GCTCTTGTCCCTATGAAAGGACACTCAGAAAGGGTTCCAAATAAAAATATTCGTCCACTTGCAGGCAAACCAGCATTTCATTGGATAATGGAAACCTTATCTAAAAGTAAATATATTGATGAAATAATTATCAATACGGACTCAGATGAAATTGCTGAAAGTGCGCAAAAGAATTTCAAAGTTACGATATTAAAAAGACCGGATTTTTTGTTGGGTGATATGGTTAGTATTCAACCTTTGATAGAATACGATCTTTGTCAAACAACCGGGGAGTATTATCTTCAAACCCACAGCACAAACCCCTTATTAACAACTGAAACAATAGACAAGGGCATTGAAACATTTTTCAGCCAAAAAGAGCATGATGCTCTTTTTTCTGTTACAGTAGTCAAAACACGTTTTTATTGGCCTGATGGAACAGGAATTAATCATGATCCAAAACATTTAATCAGAACACAAGATTTGGAACCTATTTATGAGGAGAACTCATGTTTCTATATATTTTCAAAAGAAACAAATAAAAAAATAAAAAACAGATTAGGATCAAACCCACTTATGTTCCCAATTGATAGATTAGAGGCTGCTGATATTGATGATATTGAAGACTTCTACTGGGCTGAATTTCTATTACATCGAAAAATGAAAAATGAGTAAATACCTCTGTCTATCACATATCTTGAATCAACAAACTCCATCATATGGAGATAAAGATTGTTTAACAATAAATGTTAATTCATCCATAAAAAACGGTGATTCTGCAAATACATCTACTTGGCATTTTTCAAATAATCACATAGGCACCCACATTGATGTACCATTTCATTTTTGTGAAAACGGCAGGAAAACACATGAATATCCAATTCAGGATTTTGTGTTTAATAATGTAGTATTGATAGATATTGCTTGTAATTCTGGTTCATTAATAAGTAACGATTCTTTTATTAATGGACTTAACCATAATCCTGAGGTTGATTTGTTGTTAATCAGAACAGGCTTTGAGCAATATAGGGGGACTAAGAGGTATTGGGAAGAAAACCCGGGTTTAAGTCCTGATTTGGCAAAGTTTTTCCGTCTGAATTTTCCAAAATTAAGATGTGTTGGATTTGATTTTATATCTTTATCTTCATGGCAACACAGGGCAGTTGGGAGAGAGAGTCACAGAGAATTCTTATGTCCATCAAATAAGCAAAAAGAAATACTAATCATTGAAGACATGTCACTTAAACATATTAACACCGGAATTATAAGAGCAATTGTTGCTCCACTTTTTGTTGCAGATGGTAATGGAGGTGCTGTAACAGTATTTGCTGAAATATAAAATGAAATTTAAAGTTTGAATTTATGAAAAATACAAGTTTAAAAAAGAAGCTACAAAATAAAGAACTGACAATTGGTTCCTGGATAACTATTGGTCATCCTGCTATTCCTGAAATACTTGCAAATGCAGGTTTTGAATGGTTAGTGATAGATATTGAACACACTACTATAGATTTTTCTATGGTTCAATCTTTAATTACTTCAATACAATCTAAAGGCATGGCTGCTTTGGTACGAGTGAGTAAAAATGAAGAAGTTGTTATCAAAAGGGTACTGGATGCTGGTGCCGATGGAATTATTGTTCCTATGGTTTGTAACGTTCAGGATGCAAGAAATGCAGTCTCATATGCAAAATATCCACCAGAAGGAACTAGAGGTGTTGGTCTCGCCCGAGCCCAAAATTATGGCTTTGGATTTAATTCATATAAACAGTGGATTAAAAAGCATCTTGTTGTAATTGCACAAATTGAGCACTATGAAGGAATAAATAATCTAAATGAGATAATTGAAACTGAAGGTATTGATGGGACAATAATTGGTCCATATGACCTCTCCGGATCTTTAGGTTTTCCTGGTGAATATGACAAAGAAAATGTAAAAGATTTATTAGAAAAGTTTAAACAGATATGTAAAACCAAGAAAATATCTATGGGGTTTCATGTAATTAATCCGCAAATTAAAAAGTTAAAAGAAAAGATTGATGAAGGATATAATTTCTTAGCATTTAGCACTGATTTTTTATTTATGGGAGAAAACGCGAAAAACGAAATGGATAAAATAAATAAATAATTTAGATGAATAGTATCACAATTAATTTTAGAAGATATTTAAGTGCCATAAAAAAGATGTCATTTGAACGTTTATATAATTTGTTAAAACGAAGATTATATAATATCCCCAATATAATAGCTTGGCACTTTCCTTTTGGTTTCTCAAAAAAAAATAAACAAAAATTAGCTGCATTTAAGGATTTACATAAAGGAGAAAGATGTTTTATCATTGCTAACGGTCCAAGTTTAAAACACATTGATTTTGATTTGTTGAAAAATGAATATACAATTGGAATGAACAGAATTTATTTACTTGAAAAAGAGAAAGGATTTCTTCCGACCTATTTAGCTACTATTGATGAAAAATGTCAATTACGACAATTCGCGGAAGATTTTAATGAACTTAAAATCCCTGTTTTCTACAATTGGAATCAAAGAAACTTATTTGATAAAAAAGTTAATCAGCATTTTGTTAAAGTCGGTTTTAGTATAAGTTTTCCTAAAGACATATCAAAGCATCAAACTGGTAATGGTGCGTCTGTCACGTTTACGTGTATTCAGCTCGCATTTTTCATGGGATTCTCAAAGGTCTATATTATTGGCAAAGACCACAGTTATGATACAAATTTAAAATCAGGAAAAGCTGTAGTTAGCGATGGGAAAGAGGATAATCATTTTATAAAAGGTTATTATAAAAAAGGTATGGTGTGGGATGCACCATCATATGATGTTGAAGAGTATGCATATCAATTATCAAAAAAGGTATATGAAAAAAATAACAGGGAAATTTATGATGCTACAATAGGAGGTAAATTACAGG includes the following:
- a CDS encoding DUF115 domain-containing protein, which gives rise to MNSITINFRRYLSAIKKMSFERLYNLLKRRLYNIPNIIAWHFPFGFSKKNKQKLAAFKDLHKGERCFIIANGPSLKHIDFDLLKNEYTIGMNRIYLLEKEKGFLPTYLATIDEKCQLRQFAEDFNELKIPVFYNWNQRNLFDKKVNQHFVKVGFSISFPKDISKHQTGNGASVTFTCIQLAFFMGFSKVYIIGKDHSYDTNLKSGKAVVSDGKEDNHFIKGYYKKGMVWDAPSYDVEEYAYQLSKKVYEKNNREIYDATIGGKLQVFDKVDFYSLFNTNK
- a CDS encoding acylneuraminate cytidylyltransferase family protein; translated protein: MLIPKIKALVPMKGHSERVPNKNIRPLAGKPAFHWIMETLSKSKYIDEIIINTDSDEIAESAQKNFKVTILKRPDFLLGDMVSIQPLIEYDLCQTTGEYYLQTHSTNPLLTTETIDKGIETFFSQKEHDALFSVTVVKTRFYWPDGTGINHDPKHLIRTQDLEPIYEENSCFYIFSKETNKKIKNRLGSNPLMFPIDRLEAADIDDIEDFYWAEFLLHRKMKNE
- a CDS encoding cyclase family protein is translated as MSKYLCLSHILNQQTPSYGDKDCLTINVNSSIKNGDSANTSTWHFSNNHIGTHIDVPFHFCENGRKTHEYPIQDFVFNNVVLIDIACNSGSLISNDSFINGLNHNPEVDLLLIRTGFEQYRGTKRYWEENPGLSPDLAKFFRLNFPKLRCVGFDFISLSSWQHRAVGRESHREFLCPSNKQKEILIIEDMSLKHINTGIIRAIVAPLFVADGNGGAVTVFAEI
- a CDS encoding aldolase/citrate lyase family protein translates to MKNTSLKKKLQNKELTIGSWITIGHPAIPEILANAGFEWLVIDIEHTTIDFSMVQSLITSIQSKGMAALVRVSKNEEVVIKRVLDAGADGIIVPMVCNVQDARNAVSYAKYPPEGTRGVGLARAQNYGFGFNSYKQWIKKHLVVIAQIEHYEGINNLNEIIETEGIDGTIIGPYDLSGSLGFPGEYDKENVKDLLEKFKQICKTKKISMGFHVINPQIKKLKEKIDEGYNFLAFSTDFLFMGENAKNEMDKINK